A portion of the Nomia melanderi isolate GNS246 chromosome 2, iyNomMela1, whole genome shotgun sequence genome contains these proteins:
- the Fer1 gene encoding 48 related 1 isoform X1 encodes MYSMDNIELDMMNRQYIYEAHSFLGNPAIPALPSHCGAPMTATLPSIPSQLASHPPGSTGSSSGSEIFLCDENSSDNESTYSSDQENHARENAMIISRRSQSNRRNGGSEKSPRQAVQQRQAANMRERRRMQNINDAFEGLRAHIPTLPYEKRLSKVDTLKLAIGYIKFLNELVRADTGNDTLNGNGGLSRLSGRHDAEKVIVRGSEGNPFIFHSLSWSRKSDISPNGTMYAKVWTPEDPRTSKNSSTFE; translated from the exons ATGTATTCCATGGACAATATTGAGTTGGACATGATGAACCGACAGTACATTTACGAGGCGCACAGTTTTTTGGGGAACCCAGCGATCCCAGCTCTGCCATCTCACTGCGGGGCACCTATGACAGCTACTTTGCCTTCCATCCCGTCGCAACTGGCATCTCACCCTCCTGGTAGTACTGGAAGCTCCAGTGGTAGCGAGATCTTTTTGTGTGACGAGAATAGCAGTGACAATGAGAGTACATATAGTAGTGACCAGGAGAATCATGCTAGAGA aaacgcAATGATTATTTCCAGAAGAAGTCAGAGCAACAGACGCAACGGTGGATCAGAGAAAAGTCCAAGGCAAGCAGTGCAGCAGAGGCAAGCAGCGAACATGAGGGAAAGGAGGCGTATGCAAAATATAAACGACGCGTTCGAGGGCCTTAGGGCCCACATACCAACGCTCCCTTACGAGAAGAGGCTGTCTAAAGTGGACACTTTAAAACTAGCCATCGGTTATATCAAGTTCCTGAATGAATTAGTCAGAGCAGACACTGGAAACGACACGTTGAATGGAAATGGAGGACTCTCGAGGTTGTCCGGCCGCCACGACGCAGAGAAGGTCATAGTTCGTG GCAGTGAGGGGAATCCCTTCATTTTCCATTCCCTCTCGTGGTCCAGGAAATCAGACATTTCCCCGAACGGAACAATGTACGCGAAAGTGTGGACACCGGAGGATCCGAGGACATCGAAGAACAGCTCGACGTTCGAGTAG
- the Fer1 gene encoding 48 related 1 isoform X3 codes for MYSMDNIELDMMNRQYIYEAHSFLGNPAIPALPSHCGAPMTATLPSIPSQLASHPPGSTGSSSGSEIFLCDENSSDNESTYSSDQENHARERSQSNRRNGGSEKSPRQAVQQRQAANMRERRRMQNINDAFEGLRAHIPTLPYEKRLSKVDTLKLAIGYIKFLNELVRADTGNDTLNGNGGLSRLSGRHDAEKVIVRGSEGNPFIFHSLSWSRKSDISPNGTMYAKVWTPEDPRTSKNSSTFE; via the exons ATGTATTCCATGGACAATATTGAGTTGGACATGATGAACCGACAGTACATTTACGAGGCGCACAGTTTTTTGGGGAACCCAGCGATCCCAGCTCTGCCATCTCACTGCGGGGCACCTATGACAGCTACTTTGCCTTCCATCCCGTCGCAACTGGCATCTCACCCTCCTGGTAGTACTGGAAGCTCCAGTGGTAGCGAGATCTTTTTGTGTGACGAGAATAGCAGTGACAATGAGAGTACATATAGTAGTGACCAGGAGAATCATGCTAGAGA AAGAAGTCAGAGCAACAGACGCAACGGTGGATCAGAGAAAAGTCCAAGGCAAGCAGTGCAGCAGAGGCAAGCAGCGAACATGAGGGAAAGGAGGCGTATGCAAAATATAAACGACGCGTTCGAGGGCCTTAGGGCCCACATACCAACGCTCCCTTACGAGAAGAGGCTGTCTAAAGTGGACACTTTAAAACTAGCCATCGGTTATATCAAGTTCCTGAATGAATTAGTCAGAGCAGACACTGGAAACGACACGTTGAATGGAAATGGAGGACTCTCGAGGTTGTCCGGCCGCCACGACGCAGAGAAGGTCATAGTTCGTG GCAGTGAGGGGAATCCCTTCATTTTCCATTCCCTCTCGTGGTCCAGGAAATCAGACATTTCCCCGAACGGAACAATGTACGCGAAAGTGTGGACACCGGAGGATCCGAGGACATCGAAGAACAGCTCGACGTTCGAGTAG
- the Fer1 gene encoding 48 related 1 isoform X4, which yields MYSMDNIELDMMNRQYIYEAHSFLGNPAIPALPSHCGAPMTATLPSIPSQLASHPPGSTGSSSGSEIFLCDENSSDNESTYSSDQENHARESQSNRRNGGSEKSPRQAVQQRQAANMRERRRMQNINDAFEGLRAHIPTLPYEKRLSKVDTLKLAIGYIKFLNELVRADTGNDTLNGNGGLSRLSGRHDAEKVIVRGSEGNPFIFHSLSWSRKSDISPNGTMYAKVWTPEDPRTSKNSSTFE from the exons ATGTATTCCATGGACAATATTGAGTTGGACATGATGAACCGACAGTACATTTACGAGGCGCACAGTTTTTTGGGGAACCCAGCGATCCCAGCTCTGCCATCTCACTGCGGGGCACCTATGACAGCTACTTTGCCTTCCATCCCGTCGCAACTGGCATCTCACCCTCCTGGTAGTACTGGAAGCTCCAGTGGTAGCGAGATCTTTTTGTGTGACGAGAATAGCAGTGACAATGAGAGTACATATAGTAGTGACCAGGAGAATCATGCTAGAGA AAGTCAGAGCAACAGACGCAACGGTGGATCAGAGAAAAGTCCAAGGCAAGCAGTGCAGCAGAGGCAAGCAGCGAACATGAGGGAAAGGAGGCGTATGCAAAATATAAACGACGCGTTCGAGGGCCTTAGGGCCCACATACCAACGCTCCCTTACGAGAAGAGGCTGTCTAAAGTGGACACTTTAAAACTAGCCATCGGTTATATCAAGTTCCTGAATGAATTAGTCAGAGCAGACACTGGAAACGACACGTTGAATGGAAATGGAGGACTCTCGAGGTTGTCCGGCCGCCACGACGCAGAGAAGGTCATAGTTCGTG GCAGTGAGGGGAATCCCTTCATTTTCCATTCCCTCTCGTGGTCCAGGAAATCAGACATTTCCCCGAACGGAACAATGTACGCGAAAGTGTGGACACCGGAGGATCCGAGGACATCGAAGAACAGCTCGACGTTCGAGTAG
- the Fer1 gene encoding 48 related 1 isoform X2: MYSMDNIELDMMNRQYIYEAHSFLGNPAIPALPSHCGAPMTATLPSIPSQLASHPPGSTGSSSGSEIFLCDENSSDNESTYSSDQENHARENAMIISRRSQSNRRNGGSEKSPRQAVQQRQAANMRERRRMQNINDAFEGLRAHIPTLPYEKRLSKVDTLKLAIGYIKFLNELVRADTGNDTLNGNGGLSRLSGRHDAEKVIVRSEGNPFIFHSLSWSRKSDISPNGTMYAKVWTPEDPRTSKNSSTFE; this comes from the exons ATGTATTCCATGGACAATATTGAGTTGGACATGATGAACCGACAGTACATTTACGAGGCGCACAGTTTTTTGGGGAACCCAGCGATCCCAGCTCTGCCATCTCACTGCGGGGCACCTATGACAGCTACTTTGCCTTCCATCCCGTCGCAACTGGCATCTCACCCTCCTGGTAGTACTGGAAGCTCCAGTGGTAGCGAGATCTTTTTGTGTGACGAGAATAGCAGTGACAATGAGAGTACATATAGTAGTGACCAGGAGAATCATGCTAGAGA aaacgcAATGATTATTTCCAGAAGAAGTCAGAGCAACAGACGCAACGGTGGATCAGAGAAAAGTCCAAGGCAAGCAGTGCAGCAGAGGCAAGCAGCGAACATGAGGGAAAGGAGGCGTATGCAAAATATAAACGACGCGTTCGAGGGCCTTAGGGCCCACATACCAACGCTCCCTTACGAGAAGAGGCTGTCTAAAGTGGACACTTTAAAACTAGCCATCGGTTATATCAAGTTCCTGAATGAATTAGTCAGAGCAGACACTGGAAACGACACGTTGAATGGAAATGGAGGACTCTCGAGGTTGTCCGGCCGCCACGACGCAGAGAAGGTCATAGTTC GCAGTGAGGGGAATCCCTTCATTTTCCATTCCCTCTCGTGGTCCAGGAAATCAGACATTTCCCCGAACGGAACAATGTACGCGAAAGTGTGGACACCGGAGGATCCGAGGACATCGAAGAACAGCTCGACGTTCGAGTAG